The following proteins are encoded in a genomic region of Brachypodium distachyon strain Bd21 chromosome 1, Brachypodium_distachyon_v3.0, whole genome shotgun sequence:
- the LOC100823824 gene encoding deoxyhypusine synthase isoform X1 translates to MSSAEGGSSGGRDKDALEGVRAIVLKPSESLDESRLTRIAGADFNDAGLGLAGLLGSLASTGFQASHLGDAIDVVNQMLDWRLSHEKPSEDCDEADLDPKYRESVKCKIFLGFTSNLVSSGIRDVIRFLVQHHMVDVIVTTAGGIEEDLIKCLAPTYRGDFSLPGTLLRSKGLNRIGNLLVPNDNYCKFENWIMPLFDQMLLEQSTENVWTPSKVITRLGKEINDETSYLYWAYKNNIPVYCPSLTDGSLGDMLFCHAVRNPGFIIDIVQDIRLINGEAIHATPRKTGVIILGGGLPKHHICNANMFRNGADYAVYINTAQEFDGSDSGAQPDEAVSWGKIKGSAKPVKVHCDATIAFPVLVAATFARRFHGANSTN, encoded by the exons ATGTCGTCCGCCGAGGGAGGAAGCAGCGGAGGGCGCGACAAGGATGCGCTGGAGGGGGTGCGTGCCATCGTGCTGAAGCCATCTGAATCGCTTGACGAATCGCGGCTGACGAGGATCGCCGGCGCCGACTTCAACGACGCCGGCCTCGGCCTTGCAGGGCTGCTCGGGTCTCTTGCCTCCACGGGGTTCCAGGCGTCCCACCTTGGTGACGCCATCGACGTCGTCAATCAGATG CTAGATTGGAGGTTGTCCCATGAGAAGCCTAGTGAGGATTGTGATGAAGCTGATCTTGACCCTAAATACAGAGAATCAGTGAAGTGCAAGatttttcttggtttcactTCAAACCTTGTGTCTTCTGGCATACGGGATGTAATTCGGTTTCTAGTTCAACATCACATG GTGGATGTTATTGTCACAACTGCTGGGGGTATAGAGGAGGATCTCATTAAATGCCTTGCACCAACTTACAGAGGTGATTTTTCTTTACCTGGAACACTACTGCGGTCAAAAGGACTGAACCGGATAGGAAATCTGCTGGTGCCCAATGATAACTACTGCAAGTTTGAGAACTGGATCATGCCACTCTTTGACCAGATGCTACTAGAACAATCTACTGAG AATGTTTGGACACCATCGAAGGTGATTACTCGTCTTGGGAAAGAAATAAATGACGAAACTTCCTACCTTTATTGGGCATACAAG AACAATATTCCTGTATACTGCCCATCATTGACTGATGGATCACTTGGAGACATGCTTTTCTGTCATGCAGTCCGCAATCCTGGTTTTATTATTGATATTGTACAAG ATATACGGCTGATTAATGGGGAAGCCATTCATGCAACCCCAAGGAAGACAGGCGTCATAATTCTTGGTGGAGGCCTTCCGAAGCATCATATATGCAATGCCAATATGTTCCGCAATGGTGCAGATTATGCAGTCTATATCAACACAGCTCAAGAGTTTGATGGTAGTGATTCAGGAGCACAACCCGATGAAGCAGTTTCATGGGGAAAGATCAAGGGTTCAGCAAAACCTGTAAAG GTCCATTGCGATGCGACTATTGCTTTCCCGGTACTTGTGGCGGCAACATTTGCACGTAGGTTTCATGGTGCGAATTCAACTAACTGA
- the LOC100823824 gene encoding deoxyhypusine synthase isoform X2, with protein MVDVIVTTAGGIEEDLIKCLAPTYRGDFSLPGTLLRSKGLNRIGNLLVPNDNYCKFENWIMPLFDQMLLEQSTENVWTPSKVITRLGKEINDETSYLYWAYKNNIPVYCPSLTDGSLGDMLFCHAVRNPGFIIDIVQDIRLINGEAIHATPRKTGVIILGGGLPKHHICNANMFRNGADYAVYINTAQEFDGSDSGAQPDEAVSWGKIKGSAKPVKVHCDATIAFPVLVAATFARRFHGANSTN; from the exons ATG GTGGATGTTATTGTCACAACTGCTGGGGGTATAGAGGAGGATCTCATTAAATGCCTTGCACCAACTTACAGAGGTGATTTTTCTTTACCTGGAACACTACTGCGGTCAAAAGGACTGAACCGGATAGGAAATCTGCTGGTGCCCAATGATAACTACTGCAAGTTTGAGAACTGGATCATGCCACTCTTTGACCAGATGCTACTAGAACAATCTACTGAG AATGTTTGGACACCATCGAAGGTGATTACTCGTCTTGGGAAAGAAATAAATGACGAAACTTCCTACCTTTATTGGGCATACAAG AACAATATTCCTGTATACTGCCCATCATTGACTGATGGATCACTTGGAGACATGCTTTTCTGTCATGCAGTCCGCAATCCTGGTTTTATTATTGATATTGTACAAG ATATACGGCTGATTAATGGGGAAGCCATTCATGCAACCCCAAGGAAGACAGGCGTCATAATTCTTGGTGGAGGCCTTCCGAAGCATCATATATGCAATGCCAATATGTTCCGCAATGGTGCAGATTATGCAGTCTATATCAACACAGCTCAAGAGTTTGATGGTAGTGATTCAGGAGCACAACCCGATGAAGCAGTTTCATGGGGAAAGATCAAGGGTTCAGCAAAACCTGTAAAG GTCCATTGCGATGCGACTATTGCTTTCCCGGTACTTGTGGCGGCAACATTTGCACGTAGGTTTCATGGTGCGAATTCAACTAACTGA